In a single window of the Zea mays cultivar B73 chromosome 5, Zm-B73-REFERENCE-NAM-5.0, whole genome shotgun sequence genome:
- the LOC100216912 gene encoding protein trichome birefringence-like 21 isoform X1, with amino-acid sequence MSTSYLHTTHPAASVHLFFFRSMRPSLLPKASHSTMKLHNINPSSRKISVAVATPVLVLLAFAVFSLYDINFADSYQYIRRASSASSSSSTTTPSLATTPSSSTVPDTSSSSSSPINSSSSSTSPAATTVEACDLTRGQWVPDDVAPYYTNLTCPFIDDLQNCIKFGKPSLEFLRWRWQPDGCDLPRFDAARFLEAMRGKSMAFVGDSLARNHLKSLLCILSQVSQPVEIVTNTEIDVTGRAVRRDFHYGRHGFNVSLFWSPFLVKANLSNAELGLGLWDMHLDTPDARWAAHIADFDYIVLSGTNWFFRPSVYHVGGRPVGRNSGASGAHNATEMPVSGAVRAAFSTALGAIAAREGFRGKALVRTVTPAHFENGEWNTGGDCVRTLPFRRGQRARDAVVAEFRAAQVDALRETEATSHRDGAELRLLDITEAMELRPDAHPSRYGHPPGGSVEGSFVVDCLHWCLPGPIDLWSELLFQMLDAHR; translated from the exons ATGAGTACCAGCTACCTGCACACGACACACCCTGCGGCAAGCGTGCACCTTTTCTTCTTCCGTTCCATGCGGCCCTCTCTCCTACCCAAAGCAAGCCACTCGACCATGAAGCTCCACAACATCAACCCGTCGTCTCGAAAGATCTCCGTCGCCGTTGCCACGCCGGTCCTCGTCCTGCTGGCGTTCGCCGTCTTCTCGCTCTACGACATCAACTTCGCTGATAGTTACCAGTACATACGCCGCGCCTCCtctgcgtcgtcgtcgtcgtcgacgaCGACGCCGAGTCTGGCCACTACCCCTTCGTCTTCGACGGTTCCGGacacgtcgtcgtcgtcgtcgtctccgatCAACTCCTCCTCGTCTTCGACGTCTCCGGCCGCCACCACCGTCGAGGCCTGCGACCTTACGCGGGGCCAATGGGTGCCGGACGACGTGGCGCCGTACTACACGAACCTGACGTGCCCGTTCATCGACGACCTCCAGAACTGCATCAAGTTCGGCAAGCCGAGCCTCGAGTTCCTGCGCTGGCGGTGGCAGCCCGACGGGTGCGACCTCCCCCGCTTCGACGCGGCGCGGTTCTTGGAGGCCATGAGGGGCAAGTCTATGGCATTCGTCGGGGACTCCCTCGCCAGGAATCACCTCAAGTCTCTGCTGTGCATCCTCTCCCAG GTGTCACAGCCGGTGGAGATCGTCACGAACACGGAGATCGATGTGACGGGGAGGGCCGTCCGGCGAGACTTCCACTACGGCAGGCACGGCTTCAACGTCTCCCTGTTCTGGTCGCCCTTCCTGGTTAAGGCCAACCTCTCTAACGCGGAGCTCGGCCTGGGCCTATGGGACATGCACCTCGACACGCCGGACGCCCGGTGGGCGGCGCACATCGCCGACTTCGACTACATCGTTCTCTCGGGCACCAACTGGTTCTTCCGCCCCTCCGTGTACCACGTGGGTGGGCGCCCCGTCGGGCGCAACAGCGGTGCCAGCGGCGCCCACAACGCGACCGAGATGCCCGTTTCCGGCGCAGTGCGCGCCGCGTTCAGCACGGCGCTCGGCGCCATCGCGGCCCGCGAGGGGTTCCGCGGCAaggccctggtccggacggtcacgCCCGCGCACTTCGAGAACGGGGAGTGGAACACCGGCGGCGACTGCGTCCGCACGCTGCCGTTTCGCCGCGGCCAGCGCGCCCGGGACGCCGTCGTGGCCGAGTTCCGCGCGGCACAG GTTGACGCGCTCCGGGAAACCGAGGCGACATCGCATCGAGACGGCGCGGAGCTGCGGCTGTTGGACATCACGGAGGCCATGGAACTGCGGCCGGACGCGCACCCGAGCCGGTACGGACACCCGCCTGGCGGCAGCGTGGAGGGGAGCTTCGTGGTGGACTGCCTGCACTGGTGCCTGCCGGGGCCGATCGACCTGTGGAGCGAGCTGCTTTTCCAGATGCTGGATGCTCATCGATAG
- the LOC100216912 gene encoding Protein trichome birefringence-like 21, with translation MRPSLLPKASHSTMKLHNINPSSRKISVAVATPVLVLLAFAVFSLYDINFADSYQYIRRASSASSSSSTTTPSLATTPSSSTVPDTSSSSSSPINSSSSSTSPAATTVEACDLTRGQWVPDDVAPYYTNLTCPFIDDLQNCIKFGKPSLEFLRWRWQPDGCDLPRFDAARFLEAMRGKSMAFVGDSLARNHLKSLLCILSQVSQPVEIVTNTEIDVTGRAVRRDFHYGRHGFNVSLFWSPFLVKANLSNAELGLGLWDMHLDTPDARWAAHIADFDYIVLSGTNWFFRPSVYHVGGRPVGRNSGASGAHNATEMPVSGAVRAAFSTALGAIAAREGFRGKALVRTVTPAHFENGEWNTGGDCVRTLPFRRGQRARDAVVAEFRAAQVDALRETEATSHRDGAELRLLDITEAMELRPDAHPSRYGHPPGGSVEGSFVVDCLHWCLPGPIDLWSELLFQMLDAHR, from the exons ATGCGGCCCTCTCTCCTACCCAAAGCAAGCCACTCGACCATGAAGCTCCACAACATCAACCCGTCGTCTCGAAAGATCTCCGTCGCCGTTGCCACGCCGGTCCTCGTCCTGCTGGCGTTCGCCGTCTTCTCGCTCTACGACATCAACTTCGCTGATAGTTACCAGTACATACGCCGCGCCTCCtctgcgtcgtcgtcgtcgtcgacgaCGACGCCGAGTCTGGCCACTACCCCTTCGTCTTCGACGGTTCCGGacacgtcgtcgtcgtcgtcgtctccgatCAACTCCTCCTCGTCTTCGACGTCTCCGGCCGCCACCACCGTCGAGGCCTGCGACCTTACGCGGGGCCAATGGGTGCCGGACGACGTGGCGCCGTACTACACGAACCTGACGTGCCCGTTCATCGACGACCTCCAGAACTGCATCAAGTTCGGCAAGCCGAGCCTCGAGTTCCTGCGCTGGCGGTGGCAGCCCGACGGGTGCGACCTCCCCCGCTTCGACGCGGCGCGGTTCTTGGAGGCCATGAGGGGCAAGTCTATGGCATTCGTCGGGGACTCCCTCGCCAGGAATCACCTCAAGTCTCTGCTGTGCATCCTCTCCCAG GTGTCACAGCCGGTGGAGATCGTCACGAACACGGAGATCGATGTGACGGGGAGGGCCGTCCGGCGAGACTTCCACTACGGCAGGCACGGCTTCAACGTCTCCCTGTTCTGGTCGCCCTTCCTGGTTAAGGCCAACCTCTCTAACGCGGAGCTCGGCCTGGGCCTATGGGACATGCACCTCGACACGCCGGACGCCCGGTGGGCGGCGCACATCGCCGACTTCGACTACATCGTTCTCTCGGGCACCAACTGGTTCTTCCGCCCCTCCGTGTACCACGTGGGTGGGCGCCCCGTCGGGCGCAACAGCGGTGCCAGCGGCGCCCACAACGCGACCGAGATGCCCGTTTCCGGCGCAGTGCGCGCCGCGTTCAGCACGGCGCTCGGCGCCATCGCGGCCCGCGAGGGGTTCCGCGGCAaggccctggtccggacggtcacgCCCGCGCACTTCGAGAACGGGGAGTGGAACACCGGCGGCGACTGCGTCCGCACGCTGCCGTTTCGCCGCGGCCAGCGCGCCCGGGACGCCGTCGTGGCCGAGTTCCGCGCGGCACAG GTTGACGCGCTCCGGGAAACCGAGGCGACATCGCATCGAGACGGCGCGGAGCTGCGGCTGTTGGACATCACGGAGGCCATGGAACTGCGGCCGGACGCGCACCCGAGCCGGTACGGACACCCGCCTGGCGGCAGCGTGGAGGGGAGCTTCGTGGTGGACTGCCTGCACTGGTGCCTGCCGGGGCCGATCGACCTGTGGAGCGAGCTGCTTTTCCAGATGCTGGATGCTCATCGATAG
- the LOC109940002 gene encoding protein trichome birefringence-like 20 gives MKPNSSSSSSQVVRRAASTTGLLFVVLLVAFTASNYSSLDTDRLLDVPPNAASHVQTTAPSSSSSLEVEKSAACDDVARGEWVPDPAAPYYTNATCPFIDSRQDCMKYGRPGLDSILRWRWQPHGCNLPRFDPAAFLGLVRHKSMAFVGDSVARNHMQSLMCLLSKVEYPQEMQPKDCIHCTRTYHYREHNFTVTVFWAPFLVRWNLTRAGALQFMDPHNVYLDEADPEWARQVAGYDYVVLNGATWFTRPVVLHERGRVLGCSDCGDPNATFVPPHHAVRASFRTALRALREAPGFRGKVVVRTVAPPHYENGKWYDGGNCLRTRPMRSGETGLPDTEAAFHAAQVEEFRAAASAAPPGRFVLLDVSEMMQMRGDGHPGQYGHWPHEKVGFGIDCVHWCLPGPIDAWSDVLLHLITN, from the exons ATGAAGcctaacagcagcagcagcagcagccaggtCGTCCGCAGAGCTGCATCCACCACCGGCCTGCTCTTCGTCGTTCTGCTCGTCGCCTTCACCGCGTCCAACTACTCGTCGCTCGACACCGACCGGCTCCTTGATGTGCCGCCCAACGCCGCGTCTCACGTGCAGACGACGGCGCcatcttcctcctcctccctcgaGGTCGAGAAGAGCGCGGCGTGTGACGACGTCGCGAGAGGCGAGTGGGTGCCCGACCCGGCCGCGCCCTACTACACCAACGCGACATGCCCGTTCATCGACAGCCGCCAGGACTGCATGAAGTACGGCAGGCCCGGGCTTGATTCCATCCTCCGGTGGCGGTGGCAGCCGCACGGCTGCAACCTGCCCCGCTTCGACCCGGCCGCCTTCCTCGGCCTCGTGCGCCACAAGTCCATGGCTTTCGTCGGCGACTCCGTCGCTCGAAACCACATGCAGTCGCTCATGTGCCTCCTCTCTAAG gTGGAGTACCCGCAGGAGATGCAGCCCAAGGACTGCATCCACTGCACGCGCACCTACCACTACCGCGAGCACAACTTCACGGTGACCGTGTTCTGGGCGCCGTTCCTGGTGCGCTGGAACCTGACGCGCGCCGGGGCGCTGCAGTTCATGGACCCGCACAACGTGTACCTCGACGAGGCCGACCCGGAGTGGGCGCGCCAAGTCGCGGGCTACGACTACGTCGTCCTCAACGGCGCCACGTGGTTCACCCGCCCCGTCGTGCTCCACGAGCGCGGCCGCGTCCTGGGCTGCAGCGACTGCGGCGACCCCAACGCCACGTTCGTGCCGCCGCACCACGCCGTGCGCGCGTCGTTCCGGACCGCGCTCCGCGCGCTGCGGGAGGCCCCGGGGTTCCGCGGCAAGGTGGTCGTCCGGACCGTGGCGCCGCCGCACTACGAGAACGGCAAGTGGTACGACGGCGGGAACTGCCTCCGGACGCGGCCCATGCGGAGCGGCGAGACGGGCCTCCCCGACACGGAGGCCGCGTTCCACGCCGCTCAGGTGGAGGAGTTCCGCGCCGCGGCGAGCGCGGCGCCGCCAGGGCGGTTCGTGCTGCTGGACGTCAGCGAGATGATGCAGATGAGGGGCGACGGACACCCCGGCCAGTACGGGCACTGGCCGCACGAGAAGGTCGGCTTCGGCATCGACTGCGTGCACTGGTGTTTGCCAGGCCCCATCGATGCTTGGAGCGACGTGTTGCTTCATTTGATCACTAATTGA